The following coding sequences are from one Triticum aestivum cultivar Chinese Spring chromosome 5A, IWGSC CS RefSeq v2.1, whole genome shotgun sequence window:
- the LOC123105974 gene encoding alpha-L-fucosidase 2: protein MAMDGPDGWVWVRRPAEEESWRPWTAEEEEERPLKVVFSSPAEYFTDAAPIGNGSLGAMVWGGVSSDKLQLNHDTLWTGVPGNYTDPKGPGVLAEVRQLVDQGRFADATASAKGLFGGQSEVYQPLGDLNIEFSTSDEVYDSYKRELDLHTATALVTYVIGGVQYTREHFCSNPHQVIVTRFSASTPGHVSCTLSLSSQLNHSVTVTNENGMIMEGICPGQRPAMRENGGDNATGIRFTAALGLQMGGGAAKVIVQNDQKLKLDSADWVVFIVAAASSFDRPLVNPADSKLDPTSLALSTLNYSRNLTFDQLKAAHLDDYQSLFNRVTLQLSRGLNDACSSVIQKDRPEEVAEDIRTSADRVKSFSTDEDPSLVELLFQYGRYLLISCSRPGTQVSNLQGIWSQDIAPEWDAAPHLNINLQMNYWPALPCNLSECQEPLFDFLGSLAVNGIKTAKVNYQAGGWVTHHVSDIWAKSSAFLKNPKHAVWPMGGAWLCTHLWEHYQFSMDKDFLENTAYPLLEGCANFLVDWLIEGPGGYLETNPSTSPEHAFIAPDGKPASVSYSTTMDISIIREVFLAVLASAELLGKADIDLVERIKKALPRLPPIQIARDRTVMEWALDFKDPEVQHRHLSHLFGLYPGHTIAMDNDPDVCEAVANSLYKRGEDGPGWSTTWKMALWARLLNSENAYRMVLKLITLVPPGGKVEFEGGLYTNLWTAHPPFQIDANFGFAAALAEMLIQSTQSDLYLLPALPRDRWPTGSVKGLKARGDVTVDIRWKEGELHEAVLWSSNDRNTVARLHYGKEVAAVTVRRGIVYRFCSGLRCLETWPLCK from the exons ATGGCCATGGACGGTCCCGACGGCTGGGTCTGGGTGCGCCGGCCGGCGGAGGAGGAATCGTGGCGTCCATGgacggctgaggaggaggaggagcggccacTCAAGGTGGTGTTCTCGTCGCCGGCCGAGTACTTCACGGACGCGGCGCCGATCGGCAACGGCAGCCTCGGCGCCATGGTTTGGGGCGGGGTCTCCTCCGACAAGCTCCAGCTTAACC ATGATACACTATGGACCGGCGTGCCAGGGAACTACACCGACCCAAAGGGGCCGGGTGTACTTGCAGAGGTGAGGCAATTGGTCGACCAAGGAAGGTTCGCCGACGCCACGGCTTCAGCCAAGGGCCTTTTTGGTGGACAGTCTGAG GTATACCAACCTCTTGGTGACTTAAATATCGAGTTCAGCACCTCGGATGAGGTGTATGATTCTTACAAAAGAGAGCTTGATCTACATACGGCGACTGCTCTGGTCACATATGTCATCGGGGGAGTGCAGTACACAAGGGAGCACTTCTGCTCGAATCCACATCAAGTCATCGTCACCAGGTTCTCAGCAAGCACACCAGGCCATGTCTCCTGCACACTGTCCTTAAGCAGTCAGTTAAACCACAGCGTCACTGTAACCAATGAAAACGGGATGATCATGGAAGGCATATGTCCAGGTCAGAGGCCTGCAATGAGAGAAAACGGTGGCGATAATGCAACTGGCATTAGGTTTACAGCTGCTCTGGGTTTGCAGATGGGTGGGGGCGCGGCAAAAGTTATAGTGCAGAATGACCAAAAGTTGAAGCTTGACAGTGcagattgggttgttttcatagttGCAGCAGCATCCTCATTCGACAGGCCACTTGTTAATCCTGCAGACTCTAAACTAGACCCCACGTCTCTAGCTCTCAGTACGCTGAATTACAGCAGGAACCTCACATTTGATCAGCTTAAAGCCGCCCATTTGGATGATTATCAGAGCCTTTTTAACCGTGTGACGTTGCAACTTTCACGAGGATTGAATGACGCATGCTCTTCGGTGATTCAGAAAGATAGACCAGAAGAAGTTGCTGAAGACATCAGAACATCAGCAGATAGAGTGAAGAGTTTCAGTACTGATGAGGATCCTTCTCTGGTTGAACTCTTATTTCAGTATGGTCGCTATCTCCTCATTTCCTGTTCTCGGCCTGGAACTCAGGTTTCTAATCTGCAAGGAATCTGGAGCCAAGATATTGCACCTGAGTGGGA TGCAGCTCCTCATCTGAACATAAATCTACAGATGAATTACTGGCCAGCACTTCCTTGCAACCTTAGCGAATGCCAAGAACCATTGTTTGATTTTCTAGGATCACTTGCGGTTAACGGGATTAAAACAGCAAAA GTCAATTACCAAGCAGGTGGATGGGTAACACATCATGTGTCGGATATATGGGCAAAATCATCGGCGTTCCTTAAGAATCCAAAGCATGCTGTGTGGCCCATGGGAGGAGCCTGGCTTTGCACACACCTATGGGAGCACTACCAGTTTTCAATGGACAAA GACTTTTTGGAAAACACAGCATATCCACTGCTGGAAGGCTGTGCCAACTTTCTGGTCGACTGGTTGATTGAAGGACCTGGAGGTTATCTGGAAACCAATCCCTCAACTTCTCCGGAGCATGCTTTCATAGCTCCTGATGGTAAACCAGCAAGCGTGAGTTACTCGACAACAATGGACATCTCAATCATCCGGGAGGTTTTCCTTGCAGTCCTTGCATCTGCGGAG CTTTTGGGAAAAGCTGATATTGATTTGGTTGAGAGAATCAAGAAAGCGCTCCCAAGACTTCCTCCCATACAAATTGCAAGAGATCGTACTGTCATGGAGTGG GCACTAGATTTTAAGGACCCAGAAGTCCAACATAGGCACCTGTCGCATCTCTTTGGACTTTACCCTGGACATACTATAGCCATGGATAATGACCCTGATGTTTGTGAAGCTGTTGCCAATAGCCTTTACAAAAGAG GTGAAGATGGCCCCGGATGGTCAACTACATGGAAAATGGCTTTGTGGGCGCGTCTTCTGAACAGTGAAAATGCATACAGAATGGTTTTAAAGCTGATCACCTTGGTTCCTCCCGGTGGTAAGGTTGAGTTTGAAGGAGGACTCTATACCAATCTGTGGACAGCACACCCGCCATTCCAAATAGACGCAAACTTCGG ATTTGCAGCTGCCCTTGCTGAGATGTTGATCCAGAGCACACAGAGTGACCTTTATTTGCTCCCCGCTCTGCCGAGAGATAGGTGGCCCACGGGCAGCGTCAAAGGGCTGAAGGCCCGCGGTGATGTGACCGTCGACATCCGCTGGAAGGAAGGGGAGCTTCATGAAGCAGTGCTATGGTCGTCAAATGATCGAAATACAGTCGCAAGGCTGCATTATGGCAAAGAGGTTGCTGCTGTGACAGTTCGTCGCGGTATTGTTTACAGGTTTTGTAGCGGATTGCGATGTCTGGAGACATGGCCACTCTGCAAATGA
- the LOC123105975 gene encoding MADS-box transcription factor 51 isoform X2: protein MEDPVPSLSLIFARSPHHPLQSSRDVRQRASGNRRRRRAMARRGPVELRRIEDRTSRQVRFSKRRSGLFKKAFELGLLCDAEVALLVFSPAGRLYEYASSSIEDTYDRYQAFGGAGKNLNEGGASTNNDKDPSNIQSRLKEIASWSLQNNADDSDANELEKLEKLLTDALENTKSKKMLAQRNRGARGGNSISPREQEEGRS from the exons ATGGAGGACCCCGTCCCGTCCCTCTCTCTCATATTCGCCCGCTCCCCTCACCATCCACTCCAATCATCGAGAGACGTACGCCAGCGAGCGAGCGGcaaccggaggaggaggcgagcgaTGGCGCGGCGCGGGCCGGTCGAGCTGCGGCGGATCGAGGACCGGACGAGCCGGCAGGTGCGCTTCTCCAAGCGCCGCTCGGGCCTCTTCAAGAAGGCCTTCGAGCTCGGCCTCCTCTGCGACGCCGAGGTCGCGCTGCTCGTCTTCTCCCCCGCCGGCAGGCTCTACGAGTACGCCTCCTCCAG CATAGAAGATACATACGACCGCTATCAGGCATTTGGAGGAGCCGGAAAGAACCTGAATGAAGGCGGTGCAAGTACCAACAAT GATAAAGATCCTTCCAATATACAGTCAAGACTTAAGGAGATTGCTTCCTG GTCTCTTCAAAACAATGCGGATGACTCAGATGCTAATGAGCTAGAGAAACTGGAGAAACTACTCACTGATGCTTTGGAGAATACAAAATCCAAGAAG ATGTTGGCGCAACGAAACAGAGGCGCGAGGGGCGGGAACTCCATCAGTCCTAGGGAACAAGAGGAAGGAAGGAGCTGA
- the LOC123105975 gene encoding MADS-box transcription factor 51 isoform X3 — MEDPVPSLSLIFARSPHHPLQSSRDVRQRASGNRRRRRAMARRGPVELRRIEDRTSRQVRFSKRRSGLFKKAFELGLLCDAEVALLVFSPAGRLYEYASSSIEDTYDRYQAFGGAGKNLNEGGASTNNDKDPSNIQSRLKEIASWSLQNNADDSDANELEKLEKLLTDALENTKSKKNYTSMNYPVM, encoded by the exons ATGGAGGACCCCGTCCCGTCCCTCTCTCTCATATTCGCCCGCTCCCCTCACCATCCACTCCAATCATCGAGAGACGTACGCCAGCGAGCGAGCGGcaaccggaggaggaggcgagcgaTGGCGCGGCGCGGGCCGGTCGAGCTGCGGCGGATCGAGGACCGGACGAGCCGGCAGGTGCGCTTCTCCAAGCGCCGCTCGGGCCTCTTCAAGAAGGCCTTCGAGCTCGGCCTCCTCTGCGACGCCGAGGTCGCGCTGCTCGTCTTCTCCCCCGCCGGCAGGCTCTACGAGTACGCCTCCTCCAG CATAGAAGATACATACGACCGCTATCAGGCATTTGGAGGAGCCGGAAAGAACCTGAATGAAGGCGGTGCAAGTACCAACAAT GATAAAGATCCTTCCAATATACAGTCAAGACTTAAGGAGATTGCTTCCTG GTCTCTTCAAAACAATGCGGATGACTCAGATGCTAATGAGCTAGAGAAACTGGAGAAACTACTCACTGATGCTTTGGAGAATACAAAATCCAAGAAG AACTACACTTCGATGAACTATCCAGTGATGTGA
- the LOC123105973 gene encoding pentatricopeptide repeat-containing protein At1g06710, mitochondrial-like, whose translation MSRLIPRRLHRAVSAGGATFSSSSPSSLRSTEPTTAATSNAIVNLVAAGGDGGSLEADLDRLGPPLSDAAVSAALRALTERGVPACRFFAWLSRHRGAPPSARAHNLLVQNAGRLADYPAMARALDQVSARRLPLTEQAFAFLEAAPRSSSSASSVDDAVRATLTILDGAGGPCRASGVFSLVKALSSIGELDAAVWVIEETARRASYYNVLLAAKCKAGDFRGAREVFDEMRKGSCGPNANSWNYLLGCLLKNGRATEACDLVETMERSDHDDIPNSLTYEILTYHACKAGKMDSARQILDQLFSENLTPRITIHTAFIKGYFYTGRIEDACDYVRAMSTRDSHSTNRNYSLLAKLLHRSGRIVEAGSVLYELMEKGLRPDHSAYVTVSKGLHKMGRGDLCAELKSLFQKFIVQSGLEY comes from the coding sequence ATGTCTCGTCTCATCCCCCGGCGGCTCCACCGCGCCGTCTCCGCCGGCGGCGCGACCTTCTCCTCCTCGAGCCCCTCGAGCCTCCGCAGcaccgaacccaccaccgccgccacctcaAATGCGATCGTCAACCTCGTCGCggcaggcggcgacggcggcagcctGGAGGCCGACCTGGACCGCCTCGGCCCGCCCCTCTCCGACGCCGCTGTGTCGGCGGCGCTCCGCGCGCTCACGGAGCGCGGCGTCCCCGCGTGCCGCTTCTTTGCCTGGCTCTCCCGGCACAGGGGCGCCCCCCCGAGCGCCCGCGCCCACAACCTGCTCGTCCAGAACGCCGGCAGGCTGGCCGACTACCCCGCCATGGCCCGCGCCCTCGACCAAGTGTCGGCGCGGCGGCTCCCCCTTACCGAGCAGGCCTTCGCGTTCCTGGAGGCCGCGCCGAGGTCGTCCTCATCTGCGAGCAGCGTGGATGACGCGGTGAGGGCGACTCTGACGATTTTGGATGGTGCCGGTGGCCCGTGCCGCGCGTCCGGCGTGTTCTCGCTGGTCAAGGCGTTGTCCTCGATCGGCGAGCTCGACGCGGCCGTGTGGGTGATCGAGGAGACGGCGAGGAGGGCGAGCTACTACAATGTCCTCTTGGCCGCCAAGTGCAAGGCTGGTGACTTCCGGGGCGCCCgtgaggtgttcgacgaaatgaggAAGGGGAGCTGCGGCCCAAATGCCAACTCCTGGAACTACCTCCTGGGGTGCCTGCTGAAGAATGGCAGGGCCACCGAAGCGTGCGACCTTGTTGAGACCATGGAGAGGTCGGACCACGACGACATCCCGAACTCACTGACGTACGAGATCCTCACATACCACGCCTGTAAGGCGGGGAAGATGGATTCGGCAAGGCAGATTCTCGATCAGTTGTTCTCAGAAAATCTGACGCCGAGGATTACAATCCACACAGCCTTCATCAAAGGGTACTTCTATACTGGGAGAATCGAAGATGCTTGCGATTATGTGAGGGCTATGAGCACCAGGGATTCACACTCCACGAACAGGAACTACAGCCTGCTCGCCAAGCTGTTGCACAGGTCGGGGAGGATCGTCGAGGCAGGAAGTGTCCTGTATGAGTTGATGGAGAAGGGCCTCAGGCCTGACCATTCTGCTTATGTTACAGTGTCCAAAGGTTTGCACAAGATGGGAAGGGGAGATCTGTGTGCTGAATTGAAGTCCTTGTTTCAGAAATTCATTGTACAGTCAGGTTTGGAATACTGA
- the LOC123105975 gene encoding MADS-box transcription factor 51 isoform X1, translating to MEDPVPSLSLIFARSPHHPLQSSRDVRQRASGNRRRRRAMARRGPVELRRIEDRTSRQVRFSKRRSGLFKKAFELGLLCDAEVALLVFSPAGRLYEYASSSIEDTYDRYQAFGGAGKNLNEGGASTNNDKDPSNIQSRLKEIASWSLQNNADDSDANELEKLEKLLTDALENTKSKKVHLNGSVDISNRLFVAKNQVSGSCNPVAPLSHQENGSVFGHFN from the exons ATGGAGGACCCCGTCCCGTCCCTCTCTCTCATATTCGCCCGCTCCCCTCACCATCCACTCCAATCATCGAGAGACGTACGCCAGCGAGCGAGCGGcaaccggaggaggaggcgagcgaTGGCGCGGCGCGGGCCGGTCGAGCTGCGGCGGATCGAGGACCGGACGAGCCGGCAGGTGCGCTTCTCCAAGCGCCGCTCGGGCCTCTTCAAGAAGGCCTTCGAGCTCGGCCTCCTCTGCGACGCCGAGGTCGCGCTGCTCGTCTTCTCCCCCGCCGGCAGGCTCTACGAGTACGCCTCCTCCAG CATAGAAGATACATACGACCGCTATCAGGCATTTGGAGGAGCCGGAAAGAACCTGAATGAAGGCGGTGCAAGTACCAACAAT GATAAAGATCCTTCCAATATACAGTCAAGACTTAAGGAGATTGCTTCCTG GTCTCTTCAAAACAATGCGGATGACTCAGATGCTAATGAGCTAGAGAAACTGGAGAAACTACTCACTGATGCTTTGGAGAATACAAAATCCAAGAAGGTACACCTAAATGGCTCTGTTGATATTTCTAATCGACTTTTTGTAGCCAAGAATCAAGTTTCTGGTTCCTGTAATCCTGTTGCACCCTTGAGCCATCAGGAAAATGGCTCTGTTTTCGGCCATTTCAACTAA